The Chitinophagales bacterium genome has a segment encoding these proteins:
- a CDS encoding redoxin domain-containing protein, giving the protein MNASIKIDKDKSVKVLLYIAALYHIFWGLSVICFPHFWFYWTSIDMINYTCIWQFIGIVEIVFGLGFFISSFNIYKHWIIVFLSALIKTVALIGFFLFYFNNEKMSIFNFMLIHFIIWLIPLYYILYRIYNFNYLLDEHLIQIHQADRASTMQMYYTNKGDSLADLNEQQPVLLIFLRHLGCSFCKETLTVVAKKSEIFKEKNINVVLVNMSDGAICEQVFQQHELDDITYIIDKESMLYKTFQLRRGKFLQLFGWKVWKRAIGLKFKKNINAGFVDDSDIYQMPGIFLVYKNEILHEYQYKSAADKAPIEDFLKSV; this is encoded by the coding sequence ATGAATGCATCAATAAAAATAGATAAAGATAAGTCGGTTAAGGTATTACTATATATAGCTGCTTTATATCATATTTTTTGGGGACTTAGTGTAATTTGTTTTCCGCATTTTTGGTTTTATTGGACAAGTATAGACATGATAAATTATACTTGTATTTGGCAATTTATTGGTATTGTAGAAATTGTTTTTGGCTTAGGTTTTTTTATTTCATCTTTTAATATATATAAACATTGGATTATAGTTTTCTTGAGTGCTTTAATTAAAACAGTAGCACTCATTGGTTTTTTCTTATTTTATTTTAATAATGAAAAAATGAGCATATTTAATTTTATGCTTATACATTTCATTATTTGGCTTATTCCATTATATTATATATTATATAGAATTTATAATTTCAATTATTTACTCGATGAACATTTAATTCAAATACATCAAGCAGATAGAGCAAGTACTATGCAAATGTACTATACCAATAAAGGTGATAGCTTAGCTGATTTAAATGAACAACAACCTGTTTTGTTGATTTTCTTACGACATTTAGGATGCTCTTTTTGCAAGGAAACCTTAACTGTAGTTGCTAAAAAGAGTGAAATATTTAAAGAAAAAAATATTAATGTAGTTTTAGTTAATATGTCGGATGGAGCCATATGCGAACAAGTATTTCAACAACACGAATTAGATGATATTACTTATATTATAGATAAAGAATCGATGTTGTATAAAACATTTCAACTAAGACGAGGAAAATTTTTACAATTGTTTGGTTGGAAAGTATGGAAAAGAGCAATAGGTTTAAAATTCAAAAAAAATATCAACGCAGGTTTTGTTGATGATAGTGATATTTATCAAATGCCAGGAATATTTCTAGTTTATAAGAATGAAATATTACATGAATATCAATATAAAAGTGCAGCAGACAAAGCACCAATCGAAGACTTTTTAAAAAGTGTATAA
- a CDS encoding gliding motility-associated C-terminal domain-containing protein codes for MTKKCINLFFLIFVFILGYAQKEYRFDYSNINNFVYYKYVKNNNKKTISVLNFLPSPQQNCSNAQPVCISQSGPYPHQTGIGTGGNEINGNASCLKDGEKNSVWYVITVTQSGNLNFVISPVRPSDDYDWAVFDITNHPCSAIKTNPALEISCNYSATSGATGTTTNPNLSSNTDQYGPPFNSSIPVTAGQTLALVINNYTGSTSGYSLDFSASTASMYDNVKPTIKSIAIDCNGKLKLTFSENIDCSSFTNSDFIIQGTNGNYTGTIVSGCTNGATYFDEFEITATTALPINENYLFNLVGNVSDNCGNISDVASIGFSYNKPKIFLGNDTTICSNNNLILDATTPNATNYVWNTGANTPTISVNSSGTYIVTVTANGCTTKDTIIITAGSPTMPSITISASKDTACSRENITFTATPINGGSNPTFQWYVNNVATGTNSNTFSASTLNNNDKIKVVMSNTGSCVSSNAVTSNIIKVTITPTKTPNINLTANQNNVCDGTQIIFTATPTNGGSNPIYQWYLNNQLLNNSSNTFISDSLNNNDNIKVVLTNTTDVCLTKTKDTSDITAIINPNLLPSVAISANQNNVCKGSTISFTATPSNVGSNISYQWYLNNNSIGNNSNTFTYSNFNNNDLVKVIIKDNSTGCYATRTGISNTITVNIDTPVTPTVNIISVSNNICKNKEATFNAHYTFGGNNPSFEWLVNNQSIGNNDSIFSTTTLNNNDKISVKMTSSLNCVTSQTATSNTIPMAVNEANYQTPSVVICHGEDTTINLQIQTNTNSDYILYFQNSVYNNSSIVKVVGDITQAIPFTINYGSDCYVEDTIDLTVLENPIVEALSDRTKVKPETVIHLDVLTDATNIIRYNWFPPDSITYPNKASTTAIVSTTTNYIVTVTDNNNCKGESSILVEVINICDGEYIAIPNAFTPNNDGINDCFKLISPTAEDLVSYNLKIFNRWSELVFESNHIENCWTGFYKNQMSEVDTYTYILQISCTNGTITTKTGSVALTK; via the coding sequence ATGACAAAAAAATGTATCAATTTATTTTTCCTAATTTTTGTATTTATTTTAGGATATGCACAAAAAGAATATAGATTTGATTATTCTAATATAAATAATTTTGTTTATTATAAATATGTAAAAAATAATAATAAAAAAACTATTTCTGTTCTAAATTTTTTACCTAGTCCACAACAAAATTGTAGTAATGCACAACCAGTATGTATTTCACAATCTGGACCATATCCACACCAAACAGGAATAGGTACTGGTGGTAATGAAATTAATGGTAATGCTTCTTGTTTAAAAGATGGTGAAAAAAACTCTGTGTGGTATGTAATTACTGTAACACAAAGTGGAAATTTAAACTTTGTTATATCTCCAGTTCGACCTTCAGATGACTATGACTGGGCTGTTTTTGATATCACCAATCATCCTTGTTCTGCTATTAAAACAAATCCAGCTTTAGAAATTAGTTGTAATTATTCAGCAACTTCTGGTGCTACAGGGACTACTACTAATCCTAATTTAAGCTCAAATACAGATCAATATGGTCCACCATTTAATAGCTCAATTCCAGTAACCGCTGGTCAAACACTAGCTTTAGTTATAAATAACTATACTGGCTCTACTAGTGGTTATAGCTTAGATTTTAGTGCATCAACGGCTAGTATGTATGATAATGTTAAACCAACAATTAAATCTATAGCTATAGATTGTAATGGGAAACTAAAACTCACTTTTTCTGAAAATATAGATTGTAGTAGCTTTACCAATAGCGATTTTATTATTCAAGGTACAAACGGAAATTATACTGGTACAATTGTAAGTGGTTGTACTAATGGTGCTACTTATTTCGATGAATTTGAAATTACTGCAACTACAGCACTTCCTATAAACGAAAACTATCTGTTTAATTTAGTAGGTAATGTTTCTGACAACTGTGGTAATATTTCTGATGTCGCTAGTATCGGCTTTAGTTATAACAAGCCAAAAATTTTTCTAGGAAATGATACTACTATTTGTTCTAACAACAATCTAATACTAGATGCTACCACACCAAATGCTACAAATTATGTGTGGAATACTGGTGCTAATACGCCAACAATTTCTGTTAATAGCAGTGGTACATATATTGTAACAGTTACTGCCAATGGCTGTACTACAAAAGATACTATAATAATTACAGCTGGTAGTCCAACTATGCCATCTATAACTATAAGTGCTAGTAAAGATACCGCTTGCTCTAGAGAAAATATTACATTCACTGCTACGCCAATAAATGGCGGAAGTAATCCAACATTTCAATGGTATGTAAATAATGTAGCTACAGGTACTAATAGTAATACATTTAGTGCTTCTACATTAAACAATAATGATAAAATTAAAGTAGTAATGAGTAATACAGGAAGTTGCGTTTCTAGCAATGCTGTTACTAGTAATATTATTAAAGTTACTATCACTCCTACAAAAACTCCAAATATAAATTTAACTGCAAACCAAAACAATGTTTGCGATGGTACACAAATTATATTTACAGCTACGCCAACAAATGGCGGAAGCAATCCAATATATCAATGGTATTTAAATAATCAATTACTAAACAATAGTAGTAATACATTTATATCAGATTCATTAAATAACAACGATAATATTAAAGTAGTACTCACTAATACTACTGATGTATGTTTAACTAAGACTAAAGACACTAGTGATATAACTGCAATTATTAATCCAAATTTATTGCCATCTGTTGCAATATCTGCTAATCAAAATAATGTATGTAAAGGAAGTACTATTTCATTTACTGCTACACCAAGTAATGTAGGAAGCAATATATCTTATCAATGGTATCTCAACAATAATAGTATAGGCAACAATAGTAATACATTTACTTATTCTAATTTTAATAATAATGATTTAGTAAAAGTAATTATTAAAGATAACAGCACTGGTTGTTATGCTACAAGAACTGGAATTAGTAATACTATTACGGTTAACATTGATACACCAGTTACACCAACAGTAAATATAATTTCAGTTTCTAATAATATTTGCAAAAATAAAGAAGCCACTTTTAATGCTCATTATACTTTTGGTGGTAATAATCCGAGTTTTGAATGGCTTGTAAATAATCAATCTATAGGAAATAACGATAGTATTTTTAGTACTACTACTTTAAATAACAATGATAAAATAAGTGTAAAAATGACTAGTAGTTTAAATTGTGTTACTAGTCAGACAGCTACGAGTAATACTATACCAATGGCTGTTAATGAAGCAAATTATCAAACACCAAGTGTAGTAATTTGTCACGGTGAAGACACAACTATTAACTTGCAAATTCAAACAAATACCAATTCAGATTATATTTTATATTTCCAAAATTCAGTGTATAATAATTCTAGTATTGTAAAAGTTGTAGGTGATATTACACAAGCTATTCCATTTACAATAAATTATGGTAGTGATTGTTATGTAGAAGATACAATTGATTTAACCGTTTTAGAAAACCCAATAGTTGAAGCTTTAAGTGATAGAACAAAAGTGAAACCAGAAACTGTAATTCACTTAGATGTACTCACAGATGCAACAAATATAATTAGATATAATTGGTTTCCACCAGACAGTATCACTTATCCGAACAAAGCTAGCACTACTGCAATAGTTAGTACTACAACAAACTATATTGTAACAGTAACTGACAATAATAACTGTAAAGGAGAAAGCAGTATTTTGGTTGAAGTAATTAATATTTGCGATGGTGAATATATTGCTATTCCAAATGCATTTACACCAAATAATGATGGCATTAATGATTGTTTCAAATTGATTTCGCCAACAGCAGAAGATTTAGTTTCGTATAATTTGAAAATATTTAATAGATGGAGTGAGCTAGTTTTTGAATCGAATCATATTGAAAATTGTTGGACTGGCTTTTATAAAAATCAAATGAGCGAAGTAGATACATACACTTATATACTACAAATAAGTTGTACTAATGGTACAATTACGACAAAAACTGGAAGTGTTGCACTAACAAAATAA
- the hisS gene encoding histidine--tRNA ligase, giving the protein MIKPRVFKGARDFLPEQMLHREQILSVMRTVFKQFGFAPIETPAIEYLNVLSGKYGEDADRLIYKLNYKTDTKDEAALHYDLTVPFSRVIAMHPHLTMPFKRYQIQPVWRADRPQPHQGRFREFYQCDVDCVGSTSMIIDAELIAITYQVLTILGFDDFLIKINNRKILNGLTTYLNLTTEFTPIIARSIDKLDKTHWNDVAKELADNQVPNEAIAQLEKLVQEKVTLQTLSELLQDVEIAQEGIAELNEIFNYLKILNVNENNFIFDISLARGLDYYTGPIFETKLPKHPHIGSLTGGGRYDTLISMFTGNDVPAVGTTLGLDRIFTAMQQLNLLADINTATQVLVANFSKETLTHTLALVTQLRAAGINTELYPETDKLKKQFSYCDKKKIPFMCVLGEDEIKNNTVVLKNMKQGTQEQLAFDDLLLQLKNL; this is encoded by the coding sequence ATGATAAAGCCAAGAGTATTTAAAGGTGCAAGAGATTTTTTACCAGAGCAAATGTTACATAGAGAGCAAATTCTTTCTGTAATGCGAACTGTGTTTAAACAATTTGGTTTTGCTCCAATAGAAACTCCAGCTATAGAATACCTAAATGTTTTGAGTGGAAAATATGGCGAAGATGCTGATAGACTTATCTACAAACTCAACTATAAAACAGATACTAAAGACGAAGCTGCGTTGCACTACGATTTAACAGTACCTTTTTCAAGAGTTATTGCTATGCATCCACATCTAACGATGCCTTTTAAACGCTATCAAATTCAACCAGTTTGGCGAGCAGACAGACCACAACCACATCAAGGCAGATTTAGAGAATTTTATCAATGTGATGTGGACTGTGTTGGTAGCACTTCTATGATTATAGATGCAGAGTTAATTGCCATTACATATCAAGTATTAACAATTTTAGGTTTTGATGATTTTCTAATCAAGATAAATAATAGAAAAATATTAAATGGATTAACTACATATTTGAATTTAACTACTGAATTTACACCAATCATTGCTCGTTCAATAGATAAATTAGATAAAACACATTGGAATGATGTAGCAAAAGAATTAGCAGACAATCAAGTTCCAAATGAAGCCATTGCACAATTAGAAAAACTAGTTCAAGAAAAGGTAACACTACAAACTTTAAGCGAGTTATTACAAGATGTTGAAATAGCACAAGAAGGTATTGCAGAATTAAATGAAATTTTTAATTATCTTAAAATATTAAATGTAAATGAAAATAATTTTATATTTGATATTAGTTTAGCAAGAGGTTTAGATTATTACACAGGTCCAATTTTTGAAACCAAGTTGCCCAAACATCCACACATTGGTTCGCTTACTGGTGGAGGAAGATACGATACTTTAATTAGTATGTTTACAGGAAATGATGTTCCAGCTGTTGGTACTACGCTTGGTTTAGACAGAATTTTTACTGCAATGCAACAACTAAATTTGCTGGCAGATATTAATACAGCTACACAAGTTTTGGTTGCAAATTTTAGTAAGGAAACATTAACTCATACATTAGCATTAGTAACTCAATTAAGAGCAGCAGGAATTAATACAGAGTTATATCCAGAAACAGATAAGTTGAAAAAACAATTTTCGTACTGCGACAAAAAGAAAATTCCGTTTATGTGTGTACTTGGTGAAGATGAAATAAAAAATAATACTGTTGTGCTGAAAAATATGAAACAAGGTACTCAAGAACAATTAGCATTTGATGATTTATTGCTTCAATTAAAAAATCTTTAG